A part of Capsicum annuum cultivar UCD-10X-F1 chromosome 6, UCD10Xv1.1, whole genome shotgun sequence genomic DNA contains:
- the LOC107874901 gene encoding zinc finger protein ZAT3-like: MPFLQLFRPILVMENHPSTSNATSHCYFSNNFVLDEPHEEQEEKPSITLPIFDDSSSTPHVPSVDNLVMYNQPHKNPKRKRSRFLKISTSPTRSSSYDAAVGVSKPKITKKPPDPSAPKITRPCTECGKKFWSWKALFGHMRCHPERQWRGINPPPNFRHNDNVDDSPNPSPRKNPKSLDHLIMTDEDREIAESLLQLANGLSKPDDIVNNDKPPDDENVVKDMRKIVVASDQEPCTSSGGGGGGVKDSGRFECSGCKKVFGSHQALGGHRASHKNVKGCYASGSISGSGLTQAVTTNLDLNFPPPDTLISGEDQYDSSSSYSSTYSATGLDLRLRL; this comes from the coding sequence ATGccatttcttcaactttttcgGCCAATTTTAGTTATGGAAAATCATCCTAGCACTAGTAATGCTACTTCCCATTgttatttttccaacaattttGTTCTTGATGAACCCcatgaagaacaagaagaaaaaccaTCAATTACATTGCCCATTTTTGACGACTCTAGTAGTACTCCACATGTCCCATCAGTCGATAATTTGGTAATGTACAACCAACCCCACAAAAatccaaaaaggaaaagaagtagATTCTTGAAAATTTCTACAAGCCCTACTCGTTCTTCTTCTTATGATGCTGCTGTTGGGGTTAGTAAGCCTAAGATTACCAAAAAGCCACCAGACCCAAGTGCCCCCAAAATTACTAGGCCATGTACTGAATGTGGTAAGAAGTTTTGGTCATGGAAGGCACTTTTTGGTCATATGCGTTGTCATCCTGAACGTCAATGGCGTGGCATTAACCCTCCTCCTAATTTCAGGCATAATGATAATGTTGATGATTCTCCTAATCCTAGCCCTAGAAAAAACCCCAAATCACTTGATCATTTGATCATGACTGACGAAGACCGCGAAATTGCGGAGTCGTTGTTGCAATTGGCTAATGGATTATCAAAACCTGATGACATTGTAAACAATGACAAACCCCCTGATGATGAAAATGTTGTGAAGGACATGAGGAAAATTGTTGTTGCATCGGATCAAGAGCCTTGTACTTCAtcaggaggaggaggaggaggagtgAAGGATTCAGGTCGATTCGAGTGTTCGGGTTGTAAGAAGGTGTTTGGATCACATCAGGCATTAGGTGGACACAGGGCAAGTCACAAAAATGTGAAGGGTTGTTATGCATCAGGTTCAATTTCAGGTTCAGGATTAACACAAGCTGTTACTACTAATTTGGATCTTAATTTTCCTCCGCCTGATACATTAATCTCAGGTGAAGATCAGTACGATTCTTCGTCCTCCTATTCTTCTACGTATTCGGCCACTGGATTGGACTTAAGGTTGAGGCTATAA